Proteins co-encoded in one Marinomonas sp. IMCC 4694 genomic window:
- a CDS encoding lipopolysaccharide assembly protein LapA domain-containing protein — protein sequence MIKWLKRIVYTVFIVFFLALGVFFAIRNPQIITLDLVLWRGPKLSVALYIILSFSIGACVALLVSSVALLRNERQIRVLTRRYEKARDEVDGLRKASITKELSVGKE from the coding sequence ATGATTAAATGGCTGAAAAGAATTGTTTATACGGTTTTCATCGTTTTTTTTCTCGCCTTGGGTGTGTTTTTTGCCATCCGTAATCCACAAATAATCACACTAGACCTTGTTTTATGGCGAGGTCCTAAACTAAGTGTGGCACTTTACATTATTTTGTCGTTCTCTATAGGCGCTTGTGTCGCGCTCCTGGTTAGCTCTGTTGCGCTTTTGCGTAATGAGCGTCAAATAAGAGTATTAACGCGTCGATATGAAAAAGCCCGAGACGAAGTAGATGGCTTACGTAAAGCCTCGATTACTAAAGAGCTTTCTGTTGGGAAGGAGTAA